In Chloracidobacterium sp., one genomic interval encodes:
- the cas9 gene encoding type II CRISPR RNA-guided endonuclease Cas9 (Cas9, originally named Csn1, is the large, multifunctional signature protein of type II CRISPR/Cas systems. It is well known even to general audiences because its RNA-guided endonuclease activity has made it a popular tool for custom editing of eukaryotic genomes.), whose amino-acid sequence MTNTLNVLGLDLGPTSIGWALLHLECDEDGKILRDQEDFLINAKIKDIGVRIFPATTDDKTKAPKNQKRRASRLQRRLVARKAQRRNDIRSFLMEHGLLPELSAATSAARFDELGDPFELRVRALDEKLEPHQIGRAIYHLAKRRGFLSNRKSGTTKEDGVVLGGIKEVREAMEAGGHRTLAEYLVTLPKKRKHFTHRAMTEDEFETIWNVQYQFHPDILTNELHAKLKNAIFYQRPLKLQRGLIGKCTFETDKKRCDIARQAAQRMRYWQDINNLAWQDQQTLSWQTLTQEQKILLAEEFEQSKEVSYKKLRKLLKLSDDININLDKKLYGNKTAYAFRKAIPARWDALNEEEQDRLTEDLFRIQNENGLRRRLKEFWQFSDEDIKKLEDVWYQLEDGYSRLSLKAINKVLPKMKEGLRYDQAVLEVYGDHRKQFGGDESQKLPLPPKDLRNPIVFKALCELRKVVNAVIREYGRPDIIRIEMARDLKLTEKQKEKAIQQNRSNEKANQEAAAYISQRMGISPENVSGTDKFKYRLWKESNERCPYTGKLIPLSSLFDDGVVDIEHIIPYSRCYDDSYMNKTICDAKFNREVKLNRAPGEIFDTESEEHYQLMQRISCLPRGKQRKFTMTAEQLNTTDWVGRQLSDTRYICREARGYLLQLFPSSNDENAYVQVVAGGATANLRRVWGINAILSDGDIDVKNRWDHRHHALDALVVALCDRGLYQMISKLAGRNRDMMRYILKGIGEPWRGFLDDVNAAAEGIVVSHAPTRRVRGQLLEDTAYGATQTPGVYVVKKALASITLPAIKAIVDKGVKELVELRLSQYGGDLKKAFADTLYHKDGKTPIRNVRCFVAMSPDTVVGIKDAEGKEYKYYPLAGNHHVDIFENIDTGERKAVLVPRFYAAKRGWKPADLGSEWNKLFSLCANDYVEFRGDKGELRILRIQKMSGGGDTRVDMRPPEDARSDYIKGTSVALTTSNGLRKIVRKLQVDPLGRLREAKD is encoded by the coding sequence ATGACAAACACTTTGAATGTCTTAGGGCTTGACCTAGGGCCGACCTCAATCGGATGGGCATTGCTGCACTTAGAATGTGATGAGGACGGCAAAATACTTCGAGACCAAGAGGACTTTCTTATAAATGCCAAGATCAAGGATATTGGCGTCAGGATATTTCCTGCAACAACCGACGATAAGACCAAGGCCCCGAAGAACCAAAAGCGACGAGCGTCGCGGCTTCAAAGACGGCTCGTAGCTCGAAAAGCTCAGCGGCGAAACGATATCCGATCTTTTCTGATGGAACACGGACTATTACCCGAGCTATCCGCTGCAACCTCAGCCGCTAGATTCGACGAGCTTGGCGATCCGTTCGAATTGCGGGTTCGAGCGCTCGATGAAAAGCTTGAGCCGCACCAGATCGGCCGCGCGATATATCATCTTGCTAAACGGCGCGGTTTCCTGAGCAATCGAAAGTCCGGCACCACAAAGGAAGACGGCGTGGTTCTTGGCGGTATAAAGGAAGTTCGCGAGGCTATGGAGGCCGGCGGCCATCGAACGCTGGCAGAATACCTCGTCACCCTGCCAAAAAAGCGAAAACATTTCACCCATAGGGCGATGACCGAAGATGAGTTTGAAACGATCTGGAATGTTCAGTATCAATTCCATCCTGACATTCTGACCAATGAACTGCACGCAAAATTAAAGAACGCAATATTTTATCAGCGGCCCCTCAAACTACAACGCGGACTTATCGGCAAATGCACTTTTGAAACGGATAAGAAACGCTGCGATATTGCGCGACAAGCCGCGCAACGCATGCGTTACTGGCAAGACATCAATAATCTGGCATGGCAAGACCAGCAGACGCTCAGTTGGCAAACGTTGACGCAGGAGCAAAAGATATTGCTTGCCGAGGAATTCGAACAGTCAAAAGAGGTCAGCTATAAGAAGCTGCGAAAGCTATTAAAGCTTTCCGACGATATAAACATCAATCTCGATAAAAAGCTCTATGGCAACAAAACCGCGTATGCGTTCCGAAAAGCGATTCCCGCAAGGTGGGATGCGTTGAACGAAGAAGAACAAGATCGACTGACTGAAGACCTGTTCCGGATCCAAAATGAGAACGGCCTCAGGCGTCGGCTAAAGGAATTCTGGCAATTCAGTGACGAAGACATAAAAAAACTGGAGGATGTCTGGTATCAGCTCGAGGACGGTTATAGCCGTCTGTCGCTAAAGGCGATCAATAAGGTATTGCCAAAGATGAAGGAGGGCCTGCGATACGATCAGGCTGTACTAGAGGTCTATGGTGATCATCGCAAGCAATTTGGCGGCGACGAATCCCAAAAGCTTCCGCTTCCGCCGAAAGACCTGCGGAACCCCATCGTCTTTAAGGCCCTTTGTGAACTGCGCAAGGTTGTCAACGCTGTGATACGTGAATATGGACGTCCCGACATCATCCGTATTGAGATGGCACGCGACCTCAAGCTGACTGAGAAACAAAAGGAAAAGGCGATCCAGCAAAATCGAAGCAATGAGAAAGCGAACCAAGAAGCAGCGGCATATATTTCTCAACGCATGGGCATAAGCCCTGAGAACGTTTCCGGAACAGATAAGTTCAAATATCGCCTTTGGAAAGAGTCGAACGAGCGCTGCCCTTACACGGGCAAGTTGATACCGCTCAGTAGCTTATTCGATGACGGCGTTGTAGATATCGAGCACATAATCCCATACAGCCGTTGCTATGACGACTCTTACATGAACAAGACCATTTGCGATGCGAAGTTCAATCGAGAGGTAAAGCTGAACCGGGCGCCGGGCGAGATCTTCGATACGGAAAGTGAGGAACACTACCAATTGATGCAGCGGATCAGTTGTCTTCCCCGCGGAAAGCAGCGGAAATTCACGATGACGGCCGAGCAGCTCAATACGACGGATTGGGTCGGCCGTCAATTATCCGACACCCGTTACATTTGTCGAGAGGCAAGAGGATACTTACTTCAGTTATTTCCAAGCAGTAATGATGAGAACGCGTACGTTCAGGTCGTTGCGGGCGGAGCCACGGCGAATCTTCGGCGTGTTTGGGGCATCAACGCGATCCTTTCGGATGGTGATATCGATGTCAAGAACCGTTGGGATCATCGCCATCACGCATTGGATGCGCTTGTCGTTGCCCTATGCGATCGCGGCCTTTATCAAATGATCTCGAAACTTGCCGGCCGCAATCGCGATATGATGCGTTACATCTTAAAGGGCATCGGCGAACCGTGGCGAGGCTTCTTGGATGATGTCAACGCAGCGGCGGAAGGGATCGTAGTATCGCATGCGCCTACACGAAGGGTTCGCGGCCAGCTTCTTGAAGATACCGCATACGGCGCTACACAGACGCCGGGCGTGTATGTGGTCAAAAAGGCACTTGCGTCTATCACACTTCCGGCTATCAAGGCCATCGTAGATAAGGGTGTCAAAGAGCTTGTCGAGCTCCGCCTGTCGCAATACGGCGGCGATCTGAAGAAAGCGTTTGCCGATACTCTTTACCATAAGGACGGCAAGACACCGATCCGCAATGTCCGATGCTTTGTGGCAATGTCTCCGGACACTGTTGTAGGCATAAAGGACGCTGAGGGCAAGGAATACAAATACTATCCGCTTGCCGGCAACCATCATGTCGATATCTTCGAAAACATCGACACCGGTGAGCGAAAGGCCGTCCTTGTACCGCGCTTCTATGCCGCAAAGCGCGGGTGGAAGCCCGCAGATCTCGGCAGTGAATGGAACAAACTCTTCTCGCTCTGTGCCAACGACTATGTCGAGTTTCGTGGAGATAAAGGCGAATTACGCATTTTAAGGATACAGAAGATGTCCGGCGGTGGAGATACGCGTGTTGATATGCGACCACCGGAAGATGCAAGAAGTGATTACATCAAAGGAACAAGTGTTGCTCTAACAACGTCTAACGGTCTTCGGAAGATCGTAAGAAAACTGCAGGTTGATCCGTTGGGACGGCTCAGAGAGGCAAAGGATTGA
- the cas1 gene encoding type II CRISPR-associated endonuclease Cas1: MIKRTVEISTPGCYVHTKDDQLVIERDGFKVGSVPIEDLGVLILDSPQLLITSSVMRSLAEQNVSVIFTDSKHLPSSLTLPFSVNSIQTKVLNGQIGISLPTKKRLWSAIISQKISNQARSLELCGKDGNALKGIAARVKSGDPENLEAFAAKLYWKKLFGDDFRRDRDLPDHNMFLNYGYAIVRAATARAIVGTGLHPSLGINHKNQYNPFPLADDLVEPLRPFVDVRTYSVLSELSGSNEELELTRDIKKQFLALLADDCLFDGRRSPLLVALGNYAASIKQVMMGDSSKLLLPALL, from the coding sequence ATGATCAAGCGAACCGTAGAAATTTCGACACCGGGATGCTACGTCCACACCAAGGATGACCAGCTTGTCATAGAAAGAGACGGCTTCAAGGTCGGCAGCGTTCCCATCGAAGACCTTGGCGTGCTGATACTCGACAGCCCGCAGCTTCTCATCACATCGTCTGTGATGCGTTCATTAGCTGAGCAGAATGTTTCGGTCATCTTCACCGATTCAAAACATCTGCCATCAAGCCTTACGCTGCCATTTTCTGTTAACTCCATACAGACAAAGGTGCTTAACGGGCAGATCGGCATTTCACTGCCGACAAAGAAACGCCTTTGGTCTGCGATAATATCTCAGAAGATCTCAAACCAAGCCCGTTCACTTGAGCTATGCGGCAAGGACGGCAACGCACTAAAGGGGATCGCAGCACGGGTCAAGAGCGGCGACCCCGAGAATCTTGAGGCATTCGCCGCAAAGCTGTACTGGAAGAAATTGTTCGGTGATGACTTTCGCCGCGACCGAGACCTACCTGACCACAATATGTTCCTCAATTACGGCTATGCGATCGTTCGGGCAGCAACGGCGCGCGCAATAGTTGGCACGGGACTTCACCCCAGCTTGGGCATAAACCACAAGAACCAATACAATCCGTTTCCGCTTGCTGACGACCTTGTCGAGCCTTTGCGCCCATTTGTGGATGTGCGCACATATTCTGTCCTAAGCGAGTTGAGTGGCTCGAACGAAGAGTTGGAGCTTACACGCGATATTAAGAAACAGTTTCTGGCGTTGCTTGCCGATGACTGCTTATTTGACGGCCGCCGGTCGCCGCTTCTTGTAGCACTAGGCAACTATGCGGCTTCAATAAAACAGGTAATGATGGGTGACTCAAGTAAACTCCTGCTGCCCGCACTGTTGTAA
- the cas2 gene encoding CRISPR-associated endonuclease Cas2: MFYFGGLDTVWMVVMFDLPMETSEERRRYAQFRKVLLRDGFTMLQLSVYGRHCPSEENADVHEKRVVWALPPKGNVRIIKVTEKQFARMKTFYGKAPRKTEEPPLQLSFF, encoded by the coding sequence ATGTTTTATTTTGGAGGGCTAGATACTGTGTGGATGGTTGTAATGTTCGATCTGCCGATGGAAACATCTGAGGAACGGCGACGGTATGCTCAGTTTCGCAAAGTTCTTTTAAGAGATGGTTTCACTATGCTTCAACTGTCGGTTTACGGCCGACACTGCCCGTCTGAGGAAAACGCCGATGTTCATGAAAAGCGTGTCGTTTGGGCATTGCCGCCAAAAGGTAATGTGCGTATAATAAAAGTTACCGAAAAGCAGTTCGCACGGATGAAAACCTTCTATGGAAAAGCCCCACGCAAAACAGAAGAACCACCTCTCCAACTTAGTTTTTTCTAA
- a CDS encoding IS256 family transposase codes for MTIDNELIDNLLKDYKKPEDLIGEDGLLKQLTKRLLERAMAAELTEHVGYEKHEASGRGSGNSRNGTSRKTLKGNFGTVPIEVPRDRAGTFEPQIVGKHQTRFTGFDEKIISLYARGMSTREIQQHIEEIYQVEVSPTLVSTVTDAVIDEVKAWQNRQLDEVYPILYLDALQFKVRDQGHVRNKAVYLAIGVNMDGLKEVLGMWIAQSEGAKFWLSVVTELKNRGVNDIIIACVDGLKGFPEAIETVFPKAEVQLCIVHMVRHSLNYVGWKERKEVARDLKTIYSSATDAEAEQRLDEFADKWDARFPTISRSWRSNWTRIIPFFAYPPEIRRVIYTTNAIESLNMTLRKVTKARGSFPNDEAVQKLLYLALRNITKKWTMPIRDWKAALSRFAIVYEDRLPQS; via the coding sequence ATGACCATAGACAACGAGCTGATTGACAATTTATTGAAGGACTATAAGAAGCCGGAGGATCTGATCGGGGAGGACGGATTGCTGAAGCAGTTGACGAAGCGGCTGCTGGAGCGAGCGATGGCGGCAGAGCTGACCGAGCACGTGGGATACGAAAAGCATGAGGCGTCGGGCAGAGGCAGCGGCAATTCGCGCAACGGGACATCGAGAAAGACGCTGAAAGGCAACTTTGGCACAGTACCGATCGAGGTGCCGCGTGACCGGGCGGGGACGTTCGAGCCGCAGATCGTCGGCAAGCATCAGACGCGATTCACGGGTTTTGACGAGAAGATCATATCGCTTTACGCACGTGGGATGTCGACCCGCGAGATACAGCAGCACATCGAAGAGATCTACCAGGTGGAAGTCTCGCCGACGCTTGTTTCGACAGTCACCGATGCGGTCATTGATGAAGTAAAAGCGTGGCAGAACCGGCAGCTTGACGAGGTCTACCCGATCCTTTACCTGGACGCTCTTCAGTTCAAGGTTCGAGACCAGGGCCACGTTCGAAACAAGGCCGTTTATCTGGCGATCGGTGTCAACATGGACGGATTGAAGGAAGTGCTGGGCATGTGGATAGCTCAGAGTGAGGGGGCAAAGTTCTGGCTTTCGGTCGTCACCGAACTCAAGAACCGCGGCGTTAATGACATCATTATCGCCTGTGTTGACGGGCTCAAAGGCTTTCCCGAAGCGATCGAGACCGTGTTTCCGAAAGCTGAGGTACAGTTGTGCATCGTCCACATGGTACGCCATTCGCTCAATTACGTCGGCTGGAAGGAGCGTAAAGAAGTGGCCCGGGACCTTAAAACGATCTATAGCTCGGCGACTGACGCAGAGGCCGAACAGCGGCTCGACGAATTTGCCGACAAGTGGGATGCCCGCTTTCCGACGATCTCTCGAAGCTGGCGCTCGAACTGGACCCGCATAATCCCATTTTTTGCCTATCCGCCGGAGATCAGACGCGTGATCTATACGACCAACGCCATCGAGTCGCTCAATATGACGCTTCGCAAAGTGACAAAGGCCCGCGGATCATTTCCAAATGACGAGGCCGTGCAAAAACTGCTCTATCTCGCTCTGCGAAATATCACAAAAAAATGGACCATGCCGATCCGCGATTGGAAGGCCGCCCTCAGCCGGTTCGCTATCGTCTACGAAGACCGGCTGCCACAGAGTTGA
- a CDS encoding methylmalonyl-CoA mutase family protein codes for MRVMPLRRETFETSSGIELPNDFNPGNTAALDYENELGAPGNFPYTRGVRDTMYRGKFWTMRQYAGFATAAESNERYKYLLSQGTTGLSVAFDLPTQIGLDSDDPLSVGEVGKVGVAIDGLDDMLTLFDGIPLDRVSTSMTINATASTLLCLYLAVARKQGVAFDKVNGTVQNDILKEYIARGTYIYPPKPSLRLITDTFAFCAAEVPNWNTISISGYHIREAGSTAAQEVAFTLADAVCYVDAAIAVGLDVDKFAPRLSFFFNAHNQLLEEVAKFRAARRIWARIMRDRFGAKDPRSMMLRFHTQTAGSTLTAQQPEVNIVRTTIQALSGVLGGTQSLHTNSMDEALALPTEHAARIALRTQQVIAYESGVADTVDPFAGSYAIEELTSQLENAALAYIDRIDQMGGMLNAIESGYIQSEIQDAAYQYQRRVEAEDAIVVGVNRFQTDESTQIPILRVDPVVERDQVERLRTVREKRDTVAAGRAVEKLTEAAAGTENLLPHILNAVESFVTIGEISNALRKVWGEYEGPAFL; via the coding sequence ATGCGTGTTATGCCTTTACGCCGCGAAACGTTCGAAACTTCCTCGGGCATCGAGCTTCCGAATGACTTCAACCCCGGCAACACAGCCGCTCTTGATTACGAGAACGAGTTGGGAGCGCCGGGCAACTTCCCGTACACGCGCGGCGTCAGGGACACGATGTACCGCGGCAAGTTCTGGACGATGCGGCAGTACGCGGGCTTTGCCACCGCCGCAGAGTCGAACGAACGCTACAAATACCTGCTCTCGCAAGGCACTACGGGCCTCAGCGTCGCCTTTGACCTTCCGACGCAGATCGGCCTCGACAGCGACGATCCGCTCTCGGTCGGCGAGGTCGGCAAGGTCGGCGTCGCCATTGACGGTCTCGATGATATGCTGACGCTCTTTGACGGCATACCGCTCGACCGCGTATCGACGTCGATGACCATCAACGCGACCGCCTCTACGCTGCTCTGCCTGTATCTGGCCGTTGCCCGCAAGCAAGGCGTCGCTTTTGACAAGGTGAACGGCACCGTGCAGAACGACATCCTAAAGGAATACATCGCACGCGGCACCTACATATACCCGCCGAAGCCGAGCCTGCGGCTTATCACCGATACGTTCGCCTTTTGCGCCGCCGAAGTGCCGAATTGGAACACGATCTCGATCAGCGGCTATCACATCCGCGAGGCCGGCTCAACCGCCGCACAAGAGGTCGCCTTTACGCTCGCCGACGCCGTCTGCTATGTCGATGCCGCCATTGCCGTCGGGCTTGATGTGGATAAATTCGCCCCGCGGCTCTCGTTCTTCTTCAACGCACACAATCAACTGCTCGAAGAAGTGGCAAAGTTTCGCGCCGCACGCCGCATCTGGGCAAGGATAATGCGCGATCGCTTCGGGGCAAAAGATCCGCGCTCGATGATGCTGCGGTTCCACACACAGACCGCCGGTTCGACGCTCACCGCACAGCAGCCCGAGGTCAACATCGTCCGCACCACTATCCAAGCACTTTCCGGGGTACTTGGCGGCACACAAAGCCTGCATACCAACTCGATGGATGAGGCTCTTGCCCTGCCGACCGAGCATGCCGCACGCATCGCCTTGCGAACGCAGCAGGTCATCGCATACGAATCGGGCGTAGCAGATACTGTCGATCCATTCGCCGGCAGCTACGCGATCGAAGAGCTGACCTCGCAGCTCGAAAATGCCGCCCTCGCATATATCGACAGGATCGATCAAATGGGAGGCATGCTCAACGCTATCGAATCAGGCTACATACAAAGCGAGATACAGGATGCGGCATATCAATACCAACGCCGCGTCGAGGCCGAAGATGCGATAGTCGTCGGCGTAAATCGTTTTCAAACCGATGAGAGCACCCAGATACCCATACTACGTGTCGATCCTGTCGTCGAACGCGATCAGGTAGAGCGGCTGCGTACCGTCCGCGAAAAGCGCGACACGGTTGCCGCCGGCCGTGCCGTCGAAAAGCTCACCGAAGCTGCCGCCGGCACCGAGAATCTCCTTCCGCACATTCTGAATGCTGTCGAATCATTTGTAACGATCGGCGAGATCAGTAACGCACTGCGTAAGGTTTGGGGCGAATACGAAGGGCCCGCTTTTCTATAA
- a CDS encoding type IV pilus twitching motility protein PilT produces the protein MASATDPGTNSAASARHSFGGDVEVSVTAGSPSPDAVSTPTYEFESSSAAYEYTESVAAPTASLEDMLNSQPMPAAEYDPSADVEIVSANDPSFETVFSDTSTYEPPGRRDDYAEPGYDAPMFPAADLGTEMPIDNAASEPWPPSYAPAETAPVVELSMQERMDALFRQMAEAGASDLHLSVSMPPMIRKDGKMCAINENEAVITPETMRALLTSIMPDKNREEFEARHDTDFAYEIVGLARFRCNVFMDRKGMGAVFRIIPSKILTAEQLGLSKAIMDLCALSKGLVVVTGPTGSGKSTTLCAMVDSINKTREDHIITIEDPIEFVHENQKCLVNQREVHNHTDSFKDALRAALREDPDILLVGEMRDLETISIAIETAETGHLVFGTLHTTTAASTVDRIIDQFPADRQQQIRVMLSESLKGVIAQTLLPKKGGGRVAALEVLIVTPAISNLIREGKTFQIPSAMQTGKNHGMVMLNDALFEHVKNGLVEPRDAYIKAVDKTGFETLLQRGGFSL, from the coding sequence ATGGCTTCGGCGACCGATCCGGGAACAAACTCGGCGGCTTCCGCGCGCCACTCATTCGGCGGCGATGTTGAGGTAAGCGTAACTGCGGGTTCACCTTCCCCCGATGCCGTTTCGACGCCGACCTATGAATTCGAAAGCTCATCCGCTGCCTACGAATACACCGAATCGGTTGCGGCCCCGACAGCCTCGCTGGAGGATATGCTGAACAGCCAGCCGATGCCTGCCGCCGAGTACGACCCTTCGGCGGATGTCGAGATAGTATCCGCAAATGACCCGTCATTCGAGACCGTATTCTCGGATACATCAACCTATGAACCGCCGGGCCGCCGTGATGATTACGCCGAGCCGGGATACGATGCCCCGATGTTCCCCGCGGCCGACCTCGGAACTGAAATGCCGATCGATAACGCGGCATCAGAGCCGTGGCCGCCGTCATATGCGCCGGCCGAGACCGCACCGGTCGTCGAACTTTCGATGCAGGAACGTATGGACGCTCTCTTCCGTCAAATGGCAGAAGCGGGCGCGTCGGACCTGCACCTTTCGGTCTCGATGCCGCCGATGATCCGCAAGGACGGTAAAATGTGCGCGATCAATGAAAACGAAGCGGTGATCACACCCGAGACAATGCGGGCACTGTTAACCTCGATAATGCCGGACAAGAACCGAGAAGAATTCGAGGCAAGGCATGATACGGATTTTGCTTACGAGATCGTCGGCCTCGCCCGCTTCCGCTGTAATGTGTTCATGGATCGGAAGGGTATGGGTGCCGTTTTTCGCATCATCCCCAGCAAGATATTGACCGCCGAGCAGCTCGGGCTGTCAAAAGCGATAATGGACCTTTGTGCTTTGTCCAAGGGCCTCGTCGTCGTAACAGGGCCGACCGGTTCGGGCAAATCAACAACGCTGTGTGCAATGGTCGATTCGATCAATAAGACACGCGAAGACCACATAATCACGATCGAAGACCCGATCGAATTTGTACACGAAAATCAGAAATGCCTTGTTAACCAGCGCGAGGTGCACAATCACACCGATTCGTTCAAGGATGCTCTTCGGGCCGCATTGCGCGAAGACCCGGACATCCTGCTCGTCGGTGAAATGCGTGACCTCGAGACGATCTCGATCGCCATCGAAACAGCCGAGACAGGCCACTTGGTCTTCGGTACGCTGCACACGACAACCGCCGCATCGACGGTTGACCGCATCATCGATCAATTCCCTGCGGACAGGCAGCAGCAGATACGCGTAATGTTGTCCGAATCTCTAAAAGGTGTGATAGCCCAGACACTGCTGCCAAAGAAAGGAGGCGGCCGCGTGGCTGCACTCGAAGTCCTGATCGTAACGCCTGCTATCTCGAACCTGATCCGCGAAGGCAAGACGTTCCAGATACCGTCGGCAATGCAGACCGGCAAGAATCACGGAATGGTGATGCTTAACGACGCCCTCTTCGAGCATGTAAAGAACGGCCTCGTCGAGCCGCGTGATGCGTACATTAAGGCGGTTGACAAAACAGGATTCGAGACACTGCTGCAACGCGGCGGTTTCTCGCTATAA
- a CDS encoding TolC family protein: MTHKVRCFSKILLLGSLLAASAAAQTPAPTATPDDDVVIQQVKPALQRPMPDVSRAGVEASDELPLTLQQAIEMALQNNNDIDSSRNDVAISEFNLRGSRGIYDPLVSSQNYYESRTTPTASTIGGAVNGAVGQRQFLSDLGVSGFSPKFGGSYSAVLTSSRANTTNRNATLNPQYPTSLVVTYTQPLFRNRRIDNNRRQIAIAKKNVELSDAALKLKAIDVVTSVEQAYWQLTFALKNLQIQIDTLKQAREQLESNRRLVEKGALAPIEIVAATAQIANFEQLVYTAQETVTRSENALKTLLLPDNTAAEWSRALIPVSQVSLSVPHVGFDVARTEAFQNRVELEQLADNEEINSINLKYYKNQTKPQIDLFSTYTSSGLAGTPRANASGTSSVPDNLHGGYFKSFGNLLQQEYPTYRVGIQIGFPIGNHTAKANLGRTLVEGDKLKNIRAQTEQAIEADVRNAIQALRSAESRLASAVAARQAAEELYDSEQRQFRAGITTFYLVTQRQTDLLAARGRELQAQTDLNIAISVFRRSIGETLSHNNITVLK; encoded by the coding sequence TTGACGCACAAGGTTCGCTGTTTTTCGAAGATCCTGCTCCTCGGTTCGCTCCTCGCGGCAAGTGCAGCAGCACAAACGCCTGCGCCGACGGCAACACCTGACGACGATGTCGTCATTCAGCAGGTCAAGCCGGCTCTTCAACGGCCGATGCCGGATGTTTCGCGCGCGGGTGTTGAGGCATCTGATGAACTGCCGCTTACACTTCAGCAAGCCATCGAGATGGCGTTGCAGAACAATAATGATATCGATTCTTCGCGTAACGACGTTGCGATCTCCGAGTTCAATCTTCGAGGTTCCCGCGGCATATACGATCCTCTTGTCAGTTCGCAGAATTATTACGAGAGTCGGACCACACCGACCGCATCGACCATCGGCGGTGCTGTCAACGGTGCGGTAGGACAGCGACAATTCCTTTCTGACCTAGGAGTTTCGGGCTTTTCACCCAAATTCGGCGGATCGTACAGTGCGGTTCTGACAAGTTCACGTGCCAATACGACGAACCGCAACGCAACTCTCAATCCGCAATACCCGACGTCACTTGTCGTAACATATACTCAGCCCTTATTCAGGAATCGCAGGATCGACAATAATCGACGCCAGATAGCCATTGCAAAAAAGAATGTCGAACTGTCCGATGCGGCCCTCAAGCTGAAGGCCATCGATGTCGTTACATCGGTCGAACAGGCATATTGGCAGCTTACGTTCGCACTAAAGAATCTTCAGATCCAGATCGATACGCTCAAGCAGGCGAGAGAACAGCTTGAAAGCAACCGCAGGCTTGTCGAGAAAGGAGCACTCGCACCGATCGAGATCGTGGCGGCGACCGCACAGATCGCTAATTTTGAACAGCTTGTTTACACGGCGCAGGAAACGGTAACCCGTTCCGAAAATGCGTTAAAGACATTGTTGCTGCCCGACAACACAGCGGCGGAGTGGTCGCGGGCGCTCATTCCCGTTTCGCAAGTATCGCTATCGGTGCCGCATGTCGGGTTCGACGTCGCACGAACCGAGGCTTTCCAGAATCGCGTTGAATTAGAGCAGCTCGCTGATAACGAAGAGATAAACAGCATTAATCTTAAGTACTATAAAAACCAGACAAAGCCGCAGATCGATCTTTTCAGCACCTACACATCATCGGGCCTCGCGGGTACGCCGCGAGCGAATGCTTCGGGAACGTCGAGTGTCCCCGACAACCTGCACGGCGGCTATTTCAAATCGTTCGGCAATCTTCTCCAACAGGAATATCCGACCTATCGTGTCGGTATTCAGATCGGATTTCCGATAGGCAACCACACCGCGAAGGCCAATCTCGGACGAACGCTTGTCGAGGGCGATAAGCTTAAGAATATCCGCGCCCAAACCGAGCAGGCGATCGAGGCTGATGTCCGAAATGCGATCCAGGCCCTTCGTTCGGCGGAGTCGCGGCTCGCATCGGCGGTTGCGGCGAGACAAGCGGCCGAAGAGCTTTACGACAGCGAGCAGCGGCAGTTCCGCGCCGGAATTACCACCTTCTATTTGGTTACGCAGCGGCAAACCGACCTGCTGGCGGCCCGCGGCCGCGAACTGCAGGCACAGACCGATCTCAATATTGCGATATCGGTCTTTCGGCGGTCGATCGGCGAAACGCTGTCACACAACAACATTACCGTTCTGAAATGA